The Lytechinus variegatus isolate NC3 chromosome 7, Lvar_3.0, whole genome shotgun sequence genome includes the window CGAATTGAATGCAAAAAAGGGGTTCAAATATTCCACCTAAACGTCATTCATCCCATCTGcctgttgaaaatgaaagatgTTTTTATTAGTACTTGTCAATGTGCTCATTATTTTTCTATCCTCATCCTTCCAGGGTATCAAGATCTATGCAGGCCCTGTTGGTGAGTTCAATAATTTCTTGTGTTTGAATGTTGTTTAGTGTTTGCCTAAAAAGTTAGAACTAAAATTCAAAGACAGAATATTCTACAATCACCTATGTTATATGTGTATTTGAGTGATGCTTCTTTTATTTGGCAACGATAGACAGACATGCTAAAAACATGAAAgaatcatgaaatattttcacaGTTCAAACTAACTTTATACACACCGAGGGGATCTACCACGTAATCTACTTGACTCTCGATATAGAAGTTAAATGGTTTTTGATAATGCCAACCTAATAATTTTATAAGAATATAAATCTTAATATGCCTCTCGATGGAGTATACCTGATGTGAGCCAACTTGCTTCCCCCCCTTAAGACCTCTCCATGAACAATAAAGATAGATTCGAATATCAGCCTTGAAATGACAGAGCAGTAAGAGGAAGTTGTTAGAAGATTATCAAACTGTATAGGGCCAAATGAAACTGCACTGGATAAATGTCGaccaatgatatttttttatctacaatgcgtcccacaaaaaggaaacccgttttcagagatatatttcactattattgaatatgtttttactACAAATTTGACACTTATGGTAATAGTGGACTCTCGTCTTTCATTTGAAACCAAAGGCTGTGCAATCCGATCACGCGTggcagatttttaaaaaaatgaatactgaGGCATATCAGAAACGATTTGTGCAGGCACTCACAAAggaatctgaatccactctcatttcagagatcagtgagagaaacttaacaaagaataaaaaagaaatgcaaatgagacaatCAGCGAAAAAGCACGATCGTCGTATCATTATAACCAATCTCGTCCAATTTTTCTGCGTAACCTGATTTTGACATTCGAATTTCAAATTCGCCTTTCTTAATAATGTGTGCACTGCTTGCCTCATATTAGGTATCAAACTATAGAAGAATAACTGAATTTTATGAAGATGGAAGTCAAATATCTTAATTCGTTTGCATTTGAGGGAGAAAGATATGGGAATCccggttttctttttttttctaggaCGCATTATATAGTTTAAGGCAGTGATCATCGATATATAAGTGTCACTCCGATGTATCACCATGATGTATTTGTAAATccactttctttatttctttctatttctttctctttttttttctttctttctttctttctttcattctttctttcttccttccttcctttcttctttctttctttctttgacaGAGGGTCCACTTTGTCAGTACATGAGCGATACGGACCCTGATTCGTATAACACGTTTGACGAGTTTAAGGCAACCTTAGAAAAGAATTGTATGTTTGGTGAACCTGGTGTACTCCGGTGGACTGTGCCCATTGATGCTCCCGATCTTCTATACTATCATGTAAGACAggtttcatttgattttttctccaaACGTCCAActtcaattttacatttttgtatgcATTATGGTATATATGGCTTCTAGGAAATATTGAATAAGGACTTGATTGTTTTAAAATCCAGTTGGTCGATCGATCGATTTATCTCATAATTGGTCggtcaattaatcaatcaatatatcATTAACAGAGCACgatgaatacataattaaaaaaaatagtttgtcTTTGAATCAATTAATCAGTCAATGATTGAACCAATCAACGAATCTGCCAGTCAATCAACCGATCAATTAGTAAATGGATGGATCAATAAATCAGTAATTTGATCAGAAAATTAATCACGAATCAATCTGTGTATCTATATATCAATCAGTTAGGGAATCAATGTGTCAGTGAATCACTGTTCAAATTAGTCAATTAATCAATCAGGAATTAATATATGCAATTAATCTATAATTCAATCcattaatcaaaatcattaattaatAATCACTTTATCGGTCAGTCATTTTCTCAACTCATTTTACCAATCAGACTGTCATGTCATTTAATCAATAATTCTATCAAACATTCAATATAATGATCGGACAATCACTTAATCAATCAAACTATCAGTCAATCATTACGTGAATCAATTTGTCAATCGACCagtcaatgaaaagaaaaatcaattaaaCAATTTACATAAGTCGGTCAATTTATCAATCAATCACCAACCTTCAATTAAACGATCAGTCAGTGGAGCTtacatgtttttaattttattcactTTGATTTGTGAGTAAAATTTGATAGTCCAATTATTGTCTGTAACGCTTCCTCCAAATATTGGAGCTGGTATTTTTCCTGCTTTGCTACTGAACCGGATATATGTGATTTGTGAGCCCCTTCCGGCCTTTGATTTTTATGGAAAAGCCAAATGAACTCTTTAGCTTCAGATATAATTTTTactaaaatgatattttcaatcaaagatccagatttaaatatttttatcttaCAAAACTTCTTCCTATATTTGCAGTGCTACACTCATCGTTTCTTGGGTTGGAAAATTCACATCACAGACAGCGCCACCACCGTCTCCTTGTCTTTATTCAACATTGCTGTTCTCTTCATCCTTTACCTAATCTTGTAAAAAGTTTAACGAATACAATTACATGAATATTCCTTTTAAAGTGGTAAGTACACTAATTACAGACTAGTCCACGTAATGGTCAGGACACTTTAGACACAGTTTCGAATGATCACAATTCATAAGTTATACAGTATTGAAAGAGTTCTTGTTCAGTGAATCAGACAAAATGACATTATGTAAGTTGCATACACAATTagttttataaaatatattcagCGGTaataaaacttgaaaaattaagaattttgGTTGTGACAAAATGTGTTTGATAAACTTAGTAAGATACGGTTGAATAGTGTAAGTTTTACAGTATTGAAACAATTCTAGCTGGGTTTATCAGACTTATTTTACATTCAGTTTTCACACACtcagtgattttttaaaaattattagtGATAAATCTTTGTCAAATGCATTGTATATGTGTCTGAATGTTAAATGTGTTTTACTCGGCAAGAACTGTGAATAGTGTAAATCTTAAAGTTTGATTACTTAAGAACTATCTGAATGCTATTTCCACATGCTGGAATGTGTTTCTGATGTGTGCAAAGCTCCTAAAAGATTCCACAAAGTGGATTCGAGCTCTTTATTAGTTGCAATATCGTTAATACATGTGTTACTTTAAAAGTAGACTCTGTATATACACTCGTCAAAATGAACACATTGATAAACTAAACAGGTGTCTTACCTGTAATAGCGAcaacttatatatatatacatatttacatatatatttaaatttcaaattttccttcTTGACTTTGGTTActcattatttgttatatacCCTAGACTTGTAATGGAAATAGTGTAGGGCTACATATAAGCTACATCGTTTTATGCAGGATGCACAAAGATTTACTACACCTTGTTTGATCTCCTTCGTTTTAACGAGACGAATATGACTATATATGTCCAGTTTATTatccataaatcacaaaaatgtatACAAATTATTCTGCTGAGAAATTTCATAgcgtaatattttttttaaacctcaTAAGCCACTGTTTGGTTTCAGTTTCAGCCCTAGCAGACCTTTCATTGTAATAACGAAAGTCGGTCCAACACCAGCCTGGAGTCTATATCTATTAGCACCCTAGAAGTATCAAAACAACACCATTTTGGTCTGGTGCTAACTCCATGTATGGCCTATTACGTCTTTCTTGAAACAACACTAGCAAGATTTCATTCAAACGACACCGTATTGATATTAAACGGTTATTTTCCAACACTTATATGGCGTTCACTGATTCCAGGCTCATGTTGGACACATTGCTTTTCGCACGGTTGCCATTCCAACTCATTAATCATACCATGCGTTTTTAGAGTCAAATGAGGgtgatttaattttgatttttcgaaGTCAATCCTTCATATTCGTCAAATATAAACGAAAATATTCTGATAGAATTTAAAATTTAGAACATGAGCTCACTCAGCACTGATTATGATATTGAATTGTTCTGCACATCTTGCCATCCTTATCGGTATAGGAGAGATTTCTATTGTGATAGCGGTTTTATTAATGCaacaatttttattgataacTTTGATATCATGAATTATAGTCGGAAACATACACTATAATGAAATACAAGTCATGGTCACACGCAATCAGTATAATTCATTGCAGTTGTTTAATCACACTGAAGAAACTTTGGTCTTTTGAGCAAAAACTCCTAAACCTTAAACGcagttttaattattttttattactgtTTGGTATTCAAGAGTTGGATTGAAACGCAAAGTTATTAAAACTCCTGCCAAATGTCACTGTGCACAAAGTGAATAACATGAATGAAGGTTTAAAACATGAATgcacaaaatatgtacatacttAGGGCTTAAAATAACATTTCGATAATAATCATCAAGCCTTAATTTGTACTTTATGTGTGTTGGGGTGTGTTTGAGGGTTTTAAGAGGGTGTGTGTGATACTGTGTGATATATTGCTCTATGTTCTTTACTACTTTTTATCAGTATGATTTCACtaagtgatatgaaaaaaaactgaataAATGTACTTTGTAAATTTGAATGTGTGTATGTTGGTAtacgtgtgtgtgtatttgtgcagacgttattttttttgtatttttcatagtCTTGCTCTtcttgaatagagaaaaaattatttagacTATTTTCTATAAATTTGTCATGGAATAAATGCATAAGTAGTATATTTGATACTCTCTTTCTGCAAGAAGTTGCATTCTACTTTCTATAGcagaatattttctttaataaagGTTAAATTTGAGTTGTTATACAAGCGTACTAAATATATTGCAAAGTGAATAACTATTTCAAGGTGAATTTGTATGATTATGtagatttttctattttctactACTTTGTGCTATTTGCTATGTTCATTTTCGTATCTGAAGGCAATAAAATGTTCAATGTGAgtctttaatgtattttgtttacTGTCATCGTACCAATCATTCGTTGTATGAGTGGGATATCAGACTTTAACATCTTTCAAAACAGCTGTATTATGATGACTGCTCTCGATTAAATGGTATGGGagatattttcataatcaaaataaagttaaaacctagtctaaactagaattttaTAAACCACGTTTTATGGAAAGCTCGGTGTTATAATAATTCTACTATATTCATGGTTAATGTAATATACCAAGTATAAGTATATCTGAATTAATTAAATTTTCCTTTGCGTCTTGACGATGACTTGGCGAATGAGTTGACAACTGACACTCAATAATGTGTAGTCTAAGTTATAGGAAAAGTCTACCCAGCAAAAAGTggatatgaataaatagaaatatccaacaagtgtaacactgaacatttcatcgaaattagatgtaaaatgagaaagtagtgacatttcaaagtttcgcttgatttcacaaaacagttatacgcatatcctggtcggtatggaaatgaggggactgatgacgtcatccactcactattttgtattttgatatatgaaataaaaagtatttatttttctcatcatcatgtgaaacaaagatttAATCCTCCCTGAACACTTGGAATTACCTTTTTATGGTTTAgtaaagttggtccttattgtcaactttgtaaaaattgaaatttatgttgaattcaaacgataaaagacaaaataaattgtgaatGAGGGGcatcatcgtctgtctcatttgcatgtcactgagtagTGCATATCCTTGTTTTGTGAAAGTtctaaatgtcataactcttattttacatccgattttgatgaaatttgcagcgttatgctcgttggatttttctctattcaaatcatcaaTTTTCTGAAGTACATTTGACCCTTAGCTTTGGCTATCAGAATACCACATTTTCCTTTACAATACAACTATCCCCATTTCCGCTGTGgaaaaggaaagggggaaagaaagataaagaaaaaaaaggacttGAGAAAATCTTGAAAGTAAGTGTCATGTGGGTGTCGTGTGGGATGTTTTGAGTGCGGTGGCAAGTGAAATGAGAGAGAGACAGCAGGATCTTGATAGGAAGAGAGGGGGTACAGAaagtatgtgtgtgtttgtgtggagAGAgtgagaagaagagagagaatgaggagaaagaatgcgtgtgtgagtgagtgagtgagaggagggggagagTGTGAGTGACtgaggggagggagagagacatTTAAAAGTACAGTCAGTAATGTTTTAACCAACCTCTCATTGAACCTACCAATGGTTGGTTAAAACAATATCGCAtgctacattaaaaaaatattgggtaaaagtgctccattagagtaattatgtgtccaaccaacattgaatatttattttgggcatttttattcacCAAGTGTGATAAATTTGCCCATTCTGAaataattgctgcttattttttaaccttactggaaaatatgcttcccgcattgggtaaaatactgcacCAAAGTGGtttgacacataattaccctcatgctGGTTAAATttttatccaatattttttacagtgcaaatAAATTggaatgattgaaaaaaacagTATATCGTTTTATATCTTAACCAACTTTGGattcattaaaacaaattctGAGAGTATTACGAATAAATAGAGAGCATCACGTCATTAGTTTAATCAGAAATTATCTACCTTCATATATCCctgattattatcattgagTCTTAAAGCTACAATCATCATCAGATCATTCATCTAATAATATAgattcaaaattttataaaaaccGAGACTTGGCAAAGTTGTCAATTTCCAATGCTAATTTATTTGTGTAGTCTATAGATAATGAGGGGAAGAATAAACATCCATATTTCTAAGTACTTTTCACTTTCAGTTTACAGTAACGGTGAAGAAAATTATCACCATTATGATTTCCCATctacattttatttgatttctttccctGACTTAAGAGCAGGAAAGTTTCAATGGGTTATAGCAACAAAATTACCCCAACACGCAACAATCAAATCctcaataaagaaaatgagcccaaactgaaaaaatatttatttaacaGTAGTTCAAATTAGATGGTTATTTTCTGGTGTGCCTTCTAACTCGCCCAGTAACATTATAATGATTTGAAACAGAACAATAAATTGACATATTCAAAGTATGTTGATGTCCTTAAACAGTGGTTGGAATTAAATTCTGAAAATAGGGATTGTCATTGAGTACGAAATATTATTACAACTtacaagcattaaaaggagttTGAAAGCTGgtttaaaacaatttaaagcaaagaaaataaagaatatgattaCGATTGTATTTAACTCCATCTTAAATCTCCATCTTCAGGGATGTAATAATGTAACAAATttatttacattgaaaaaacCCCACTGTATTGAGAGAATCAGGGAAGTGCCCTGATAGAATACGCATAAAAATAGCACGATTTTAGGTCCATCATTCCAATAACTATAGTTgattaaactgaaaaaaaaattgtttaaactttttaatcTACTTGCTTAAAACTTTACACAATATACACTGACAGCCCGGGTGATAGACTTAAATAAAGTACCTAAAAATGTGAAACGGAGTTTTCACAGAATAAAAGAACACATTGTGTATGTTCATATATACCAATAAAATCAAACGAAAACGAGCCAACAAAATGTACACAAAGGTCACttgtattcatttataaatattttatcaccAGGGTATTGAATTCTTGTCATCATGGACCtatgtagtaggtccatgcaaTATCACACAATTTGATTTCCATCATGTTCGTTTTCGACCACTTCAATTTCATCATCACTGCCTTGGTCGACACTCCCACCGTTCTCCTCGTTTCTATCCGGCACTAAGGCATGAAGGGTCGCAATGAGCTGTCCCCAGCACCTGTCCTCTGCCACAGGATCCCACTCAAGGTACGCAACATGGTTCAGAAGCATCCGCAAAGTGTTATTCACCAACTCGGGGGCAAGGACTTCCATCATGATGAGGATGATACGCTGCCCTCCAGGACCCACTTCGTCTTCCAGCATCCGCGTGGAAGCCATCTCCAACTCCAGCTTGCATTGCCCGTTCTGCATGAAGCGTTCgttgatgatgaatatgatggcCCGACTGACATCTTGGGCTGAAGACACGTTATCCAGGAGATGGGAACCCAAACGGAAATTTCGGAAGGAGACACAGAGATCAAAGCCGCTTTCGTCTTCGAGGCGAGGGAGCATTTCATCTTCGACGAATGGTTTATCATCTTCGTGGTGGCTGACGTAGGCATCAAAGACATATTCACGGTCAACATCTTCAACTGCTCCGTAATTGGCCTGGCGCTGGAAGGCATTTCCTAGGCGGCGATGatgaatgtttatcaacctGAATTTCCATACAACAAATGATACAAGGATGACGACGAACAAGACTATAATAAGAGCGACGGAAAGTATCACGAGATGCAACTGCATTTCGTTGGGAGGAAGAGTGGACGGCCCGGGATCGGGTATACATGTTTCACCGAAGAACTCCTGTAGAGACTGTCCATTGCTTTCACACTGATATGGACCCTTTCCCGGAGGAGGACTTACTGTGATAAAGGGGATAAAATCGGGTCCTCTAGTAGTAATAGCGGGCCCTGGGAGACTTACATACCAACTTGCAAAGGAACAAAGATCTATGGTACAGTTAAACGGATTCCCATCAAAATTCGCGACAGTTAGACTTGGTGTTCCTTTAAGTTTAGCAACAGCAGTTGGTGATATTTCAGAGATGGCACAGTATCCCAATTGGAGTACCTGCAGTCTGGTCGCATTTTTCAAGATAATTAGATCCATCGGATTGACTAAGTGAGTACTGTAAGAGAGGTCCAACTTTAAGAGAGAATTTAGTGAGAGTATCGCGGGCGGTATTTCTTCTAACAGATTGTAACTAAGATCCAATTCTTGCAGTTTAGTCAACCCCCAAAACGTTGTGTTATGGATGTGTCCAATTTTACAAGCAGATAAGTAAAGACCTGTTAGGTTTACAAGGCCAGTGAATGCATCTGGTGATATATACAGGTGGTTTGTGTTATAGGTAATGGTCAATGCTCGGAGGTTACTCAATTCTCCAAATGCATCTGAAGGAATAGTCCGAAAATGTTGCCCTGCAAGAGTGAGCTCCTGCAGGGAAGCTTTTAACTGGGAAAGAGCTCTTCCTGGAATTTCATGAAGACCATTCATTTCCAAAGAAATATCTGATaaatggttaagtttttgaaatacaaACCGACCTACGAAGGCGACTGGACATGTATGAATCCTCAGAGAGTGTAAGGCAGGAAAGACGTTCAGTGTATCATTCGCCAATATCACCCTGTCGTCCGATGGGCCGATATTAAGGTATTTCGCTCTACTGGAGACTGCACTTGGAACAGAATGATTTAAGGCTTCATTAAAGTTTGCATAATCGCAAAAGATTTCGGTTGAATCACATTCGCAGTATTCACAGAAGTTTATAGAATTGCAACTTCCAAAATAAAGCAGAAAAGAGAACCAGAGACAAATTTGCTTCGTGATGTCCATGGTTATCCTGAACAATGTTCATGTCccgatgatgaaaatattaaacTAAACTTTAAACGATGCCTCCGGTAATAAATACTCTCTATATGCTGACTGCAATCTTAACTAAACTTCCCAGTTCCTGTTAGATagaacatgtatatatatacccCCAAAACCAACGTGAAAAGATTGGCTGCACATCCACTCGTGATATCGAAAGTACTttaaatttgcaatcaattatgATTATTGTTTCCACGAAATTTTAAAGGCTCTTTCCTGTCATGATGTGGTAAAAAATATAAGTAATAAGTTTTGATTCAAGTCGATCTCGGCTACGGAAAGCCAAAAGCTAGCGCAATTATATCAGCAAGAATCCAAATCTATTATTGACGAATATCAGTTCATGTATCATCTATTTGACCCGTAATATAGTATAAGGTCTTTGATTTGAACATTCTGCCTTCTCTATTTCCAGCAGGCGCTAGGTATGATAtccaaattaaaatgataatggtgCCACGGATTTTGCATAGATTATGATCCTATTACCAAGTTGAATTACAGTGATGCCATGACACCTTTCTTTAGTGAGGCATATCATATTCACTctttaatacaataaaaatgcttgaaatcaCCCttcaaggggaagttcacccggACGAAACGTTTGTAGTAGAATACCATAAAAAATGCTGTTGAAGGAATGTTATTAGATCGTTTAGTTTTtggtttgtgacgtcatatacgagtAGCTGTTCCatataacataaaatccaggaatttaatttcttattggttcatgatgactaaaatatttttcatctctCAGGAGCGTGTGTGAGatgatttgtctgttgatataaaCTTAAGGTAATAAAAAACATTcagaattttatgaaaattttgatttcattgattttttttattcacgaTACATGGAAGGCTGCTGCATATGACGTCATGAATATAAAAACTTAGACTTCTAATAactctttgatatattttcctcaaaccttcacctcTATTTATCACTTCCCTTTCTGATATTTTAAAACTAAAGGATGGGAAGGGAAAATCACCCCTATAGCTATATAAAGGATCAAGCACGTGCGCTCAATTAAGTgaatcacgtttttttttcgCAGCGGCCAGCCTCCACCCCTACTCATGCAgtgacccacggtacaccaCTGTGCTACTTATTCTatgttttaatttattcaatCAGCTTTCTCTTTTGGTATCATTTGGATCATCAATATCATATGCATTTATTGGACCCGGGctttccttcctgtttttcaTAATTCCTTCCTGTATGCTGCGTTGCTTGTGCAAATCAAAGTACACGTTTATGTTTATCCACCCCCCCCATCGGCGGATACAGAATTTGGGGACATAGCGTGGTAAATATAAGGTTGATTAATGTAGAATTCCCTGATTACCGAAGGGGTTTCCCAGTGACCCAagggcgtaaatcccgggggatgtGTCCCCCTTACTTTACGGAGAGGGGGATAGAATAATCCTCCATGGAAAGGGCCATgagaaaccatttttttttatcatcaaatgATTAATACTGCTGTTAATGTGTATAATCAGCTTCAAACGCTTTCAAAATGCTTTAATTCGCCTATTTTTAACTCGCCTGTa containing:
- the LOC121418661 gene encoding toll-like receptor 3, producing the protein MDITKQICLWFSFLLYFGSCNSINFCEYCECDSTEIFCDYANFNEALNHSVPSAVSSRAKYLNIGPSDDRVILANDTLNVFPALHSLRIHTCPVAFVGRFVFQKLNHLSDISLEMNGLHEIPGRALSQLKASLQELTLAGQHFRTIPSDAFGELSNLRALTITYNTNHLYISPDAFTGLVNLTGLYLSACKIGHIHNTTFWGLTKLQELDLSYNLLEEIPPAILSLNSLLKLDLSYSTHLVNPMDLIILKNATRLQVLQLGYCAISEISPTAVAKLKGTPSLTVANFDGNPFNCTIDLCSFASWYVSLPGPAITTRGPDFIPFITVSPPPGKGPYQCESNGQSLQEFFGETCIPDPGPSTLPPNEMQLHLVILSVALIIVLFVVILVSFVVWKFRLINIHHRRLGNAFQRQANYGAVEDVDREYVFDAYVSHHEDDKPFVEDEMLPRLEDESGFDLCVSFRNFRLGSHLLDNVSSAQDVSRAIIFIINERFMQNGQCKLELEMASTRMLEDEVGPGGQRIILIMMEVLAPELVNNTLRMLLNHVAYLEWDPVAEDRCWGQLIATLHALVPDRNEENGGSVDQGSDDEIEVVENEHDGNQIV